A portion of the Desmodus rotundus isolate HL8 chromosome 8, HLdesRot8A.1, whole genome shotgun sequence genome contains these proteins:
- the KCTD6 gene encoding BTB/POZ domain-containing protein KCTD6, whose protein sequence is MDNGDWGYMMSDPVTLNVGGHLYTTSLTTLTRYPDSMLGAMFGGDFPTARDPQGNYFIDRDGPLFRYVLNFLRTSELTLPLDFKEFDLLRKEADFYQIEPLIQCLNDPKPLYPMDTFEEVVELSSTRKLSKYSNPVAVIITQLTITTKVHSLLEGISNYFTKWNKHMMDTRDCQVSFTFGPCDYHQEVSLRVHLMEYITKQGFTIRNTRVHHMSERANENTVEHNWTFCRLARKTDD, encoded by the exons ATGGATAATGGAGACTGGGGCTATATG atgAGTGACCCAGTCACGTTGAATGTAGGCGGACACTTGTACACAACGTCCCTTACCACGTTGACGCGATACCCAGATTCCATGCTCGGAGCGATGTTTGGGGGGGACTTCCCCACAGCTCGAGACCCTCAAGGCAATTACTTCATTGATCGAGATGGACCTCTTTTCAGATATGTCCTCAACTTCTTAAGAACTTCAGAGTTGACCTTACCCCTGGATTTTAAGGAATTTGATCTGCTTCGGAAAGAAGCAGATTTTTATCAAATCGAGCCCTTGATTCAGTGTCTCAATGACCCTAAGCCTTTGTATCCTATGGATACTTTTGAAGAAGTTGTGGAGCTATCCAGTACTCGGAAGCTTTCTAAGTACTCCAATCCGGTAGCTGTCATCATAACCCAGTTAACCATCACCACCAAGGTCCATTCCTTACTAGAAGGCATCTCAAACTATTTTACCAAGTGGAATAAGCACATGATGGACACCAGAGACTGCCAGGTTTCCTTCACTTTCGGACCATGTGATTACCACCAGGAAGTGTCTCTGCGGGTCCACCTGATGGAATATATCACGAAACAAGGCTTCACGATCCGCAACACCCGAGTGCATCACATGAGTGAGCGGGCCAATGAGAACACAGTGGAGCACAACTGGACTTTCTGTAGGTTGGCCCGGAAGACAGATGATTGA